The Chlorocebus sabaeus isolate Y175 chromosome 1, mChlSab1.0.hap1, whole genome shotgun sequence genome includes a region encoding these proteins:
- the ANKRD13D gene encoding ankyrin repeat domain-containing protein 13D isoform X2 has product MVQLVLQYRDYQRATQRLAGIPELLNKLRQAPDFYVEMKWEFTSWVPLVSKMCPSDVYRVWKRGESLRVDTSLLGFEHMTWQRGRRSFIFKGQEAGALVMEVDHDRQVVHAETLGLALQEPEALLAAMRPSEEHVASRLTSPIVSTHLDTRNVAFERNKCGIWGWRSEKMETVSGYEAKVYSATNVELVTRTRTEHLSDQDKSRSKGGKTPFQSFLGMAQQHSSHSGAPVQQAASPTNPTAISPEEYFDPNFSLESRNIGRPIEMSSKVQRFKATLWLSEEHPLSLGDQVTPIIDLMAISNAHFAKLRDFITLRLPPGFPVKIEIPLFHVLNARITFSNLCGCDEPLSSVWVPAPSSAVAASGNPFPCEVDPTVFEVPEGYSVLGTERSEPLRDEDDDLLQFAIQQSLLEAGTEAEQVTVWEALTNTRPGARPPPQATVYEEQLQLERALQESLRLSTEPRGPGSPPRTPPAPGPPSFEEQLRLALELSSREQEERERRGQQEEEDLQRILQLSLTEH; this is encoded by the exons ATGGTGCAGCTGGTGCTCCAGTATCGGGACTACCAGAGGGCTACACAGAGGCTGGCGGGCATTCCGGAACTGCTCAACAAACTTCGCCAG GCCCCCGATTTCTACGTGGAGATGAAGTGGGAGTTCACCAGCTGGG TGCCCCTTGTGTCCAAGATGTGCCCAAGCGATGTGTACCGCGTGTGGAAGCGGGGTGAAAGCCTGCGAGTAGACACCAGCCTCCTGGGCTTCGAGCACATGACCTGGCAGCGAGGCCGGAGGAGCTTTATCTTCAAGGGCCAGG AGGCAGGAGCCCTGGTGATGGAGGTGGACCATGACCGGCAGGTGGTGCATGCGGAGACGCTGGGGCTCGCTCTGCAGGAGCCCGAAGCACTGCTGGCCGCCATGCGGCCCAGCGAGGAGCATGTGGCCAGCCGCCTCACCTCTCCTATCGTCTCCACCCACCTGGACACTCGTAATGTGGCCTTTGAGAG GAACAAATGTGGTATCTGGGGCTGGCGGTCTGAGAAGATGGAAACTGTTAGCGGCtacgaggccaag GTGTACAGTGCCACCAACGTGGAGCTGGTGACACGCACACGCACGGAGCACCTCTCTGATCAGGACAAGTCGAGGAGCAAAG GGGGGAAGACTCCGTTCCAGTCCTTCCTGGGGATGGCCCAGCAGCACTCCTCCCACTCCGGG GCCCCTGTGCAGCAGGCAGCCAGCCCCACCAACCCCACAGCCATCTCCCCTGAGGAGTACTTCGACCCCAACTTCAGCCTGGAGTCACGGAACATTGGCCGCCCCATCGAAATGTCCAGCAAAGTACAGAG GTTCAAGGCAACACTGTGGCTGAGTGAAGAGCACCCGCTCTCCCTGGGTGACCAGGTGACACCCATCATTGACCTAATGGCCATCAGCAATGCTCACTTTGCCAAGCTGCGCGACTTCATCACGCTGCGCCTTCCACCTGGCTTCCCCGTCAAGATTG AGATTCCCCTTTTCCACGTGCTCAACGCCCGCATCACCTTCAGCAACCTGTGTGGCTGTGACGAACCCCTGAGCTCGGTGTGGGTGCCGGCCCCCAGCTCTGCTGTCGCCGCGTCAG GGAACCCTTTCCCATGCGAGGTGGACCCCACCGTGTTTGAGGTGCCTGAGGGGTACAGTGTGCTGGGCACGGAGCGCAGCGAGCCCCTCCGAGATGAGGACGATGACCTCCTGCAGTTTGCCATCCAGCAGAGCCTGCTTGAAGCGGGCACCGAGGCGGAGCAG GTGACCGTCTGGGAAGCCCTGACCAACACCCGGCCTGGTGCCCgccctcctccccaggccacGGTTTATGAGGAACAGCTTCAGCTGGAGCG GGCCCTCCAGGAAAGCCTGCGGCTGTCCACAGAGCCCAGGGGCCCAGGATCCCCTCCCAGGACGCCCCCAGCCCCCGGCCCACCCAGCTTTGAAGAGCAGCTTCGCCTGGCCCTGGAGTTGTCTTCACGGGAGCAGGAGGAGCGGGAGCGGCGcgggcagcaggaggaggaggacttACAGCGGATCCTGCAGCTGTCACTCACCGAGCACTGA
- the ANKRD13D gene encoding ankyrin repeat domain-containing protein 13D isoform X1 has protein sequence MASPCPTFPLHRLVWANRHRELEAALHSQQHDIEQEDPRGRTPLELAVSLGNLESVRVLLRHNANVGKENRQGWAVLQEAVSTGDPEMVQLVLQYRDYQRATQRLAGIPELLNKLRQAPDFYVEMKWEFTSWVPLVSKMCPSDVYRVWKRGESLRVDTSLLGFEHMTWQRGRRSFIFKGQEAGALVMEVDHDRQVVHAETLGLALQEPEALLAAMRPSEEHVASRLTSPIVSTHLDTRNVAFERNKCGIWGWRSEKMETVSGYEAKVYSATNVELVTRTRTEHLSDQDKSRSKGGKTPFQSFLGMAQQHSSHSGAPVQQAASPTNPTAISPEEYFDPNFSLESRNIGRPIEMSSKVQRFKATLWLSEEHPLSLGDQVTPIIDLMAISNAHFAKLRDFITLRLPPGFPVKIEIPLFHVLNARITFSNLCGCDEPLSSVWVPAPSSAVAASGNPFPCEVDPTVFEVPEGYSVLGTERSEPLRDEDDDLLQFAIQQSLLEAGTEAEQVTVWEALTNTRPGARPPPQATVYEEQLQLERALQESLRLSTEPRGPGSPPRTPPAPGPPSFEEQLRLALELSSREQEERERRGQQEEEDLQRILQLSLTEH, from the exons ATGGCCAGCCCGTGCCCCACTTTCCCGCTGCACCGGCTCGTCTGGGCGAACCGGCATCGCGAACTGGAGGCCGCACTGCACAGCCAGCAG CACGACATTGAACAGGAGGACCCCCGCGGGCGGACCCCGCTGGAGCTGGCCGTGTCTCTGGGAAACCTGGAGTCTGTGAGAGTGCTCCTTCGACACAATGCCAACGTGGGCAAAGAGAACCGCCAGGGCTGGGCAG TCCTGCAGGAGGCAGTCAGCACTGGAGACCCTGAGATGGTGCAGCTGGTGCTCCAGTATCGGGACTACCAGAGGGCTACACAGAGGCTGGCGGGCATTCCGGAACTGCTCAACAAACTTCGCCAG GCCCCCGATTTCTACGTGGAGATGAAGTGGGAGTTCACCAGCTGGG TGCCCCTTGTGTCCAAGATGTGCCCAAGCGATGTGTACCGCGTGTGGAAGCGGGGTGAAAGCCTGCGAGTAGACACCAGCCTCCTGGGCTTCGAGCACATGACCTGGCAGCGAGGCCGGAGGAGCTTTATCTTCAAGGGCCAGG AGGCAGGAGCCCTGGTGATGGAGGTGGACCATGACCGGCAGGTGGTGCATGCGGAGACGCTGGGGCTCGCTCTGCAGGAGCCCGAAGCACTGCTGGCCGCCATGCGGCCCAGCGAGGAGCATGTGGCCAGCCGCCTCACCTCTCCTATCGTCTCCACCCACCTGGACACTCGTAATGTGGCCTTTGAGAG GAACAAATGTGGTATCTGGGGCTGGCGGTCTGAGAAGATGGAAACTGTTAGCGGCtacgaggccaag GTGTACAGTGCCACCAACGTGGAGCTGGTGACACGCACACGCACGGAGCACCTCTCTGATCAGGACAAGTCGAGGAGCAAAG GGGGGAAGACTCCGTTCCAGTCCTTCCTGGGGATGGCCCAGCAGCACTCCTCCCACTCCGGG GCCCCTGTGCAGCAGGCAGCCAGCCCCACCAACCCCACAGCCATCTCCCCTGAGGAGTACTTCGACCCCAACTTCAGCCTGGAGTCACGGAACATTGGCCGCCCCATCGAAATGTCCAGCAAAGTACAGAG GTTCAAGGCAACACTGTGGCTGAGTGAAGAGCACCCGCTCTCCCTGGGTGACCAGGTGACACCCATCATTGACCTAATGGCCATCAGCAATGCTCACTTTGCCAAGCTGCGCGACTTCATCACGCTGCGCCTTCCACCTGGCTTCCCCGTCAAGATTG AGATTCCCCTTTTCCACGTGCTCAACGCCCGCATCACCTTCAGCAACCTGTGTGGCTGTGACGAACCCCTGAGCTCGGTGTGGGTGCCGGCCCCCAGCTCTGCTGTCGCCGCGTCAG GGAACCCTTTCCCATGCGAGGTGGACCCCACCGTGTTTGAGGTGCCTGAGGGGTACAGTGTGCTGGGCACGGAGCGCAGCGAGCCCCTCCGAGATGAGGACGATGACCTCCTGCAGTTTGCCATCCAGCAGAGCCTGCTTGAAGCGGGCACCGAGGCGGAGCAG GTGACCGTCTGGGAAGCCCTGACCAACACCCGGCCTGGTGCCCgccctcctccccaggccacGGTTTATGAGGAACAGCTTCAGCTGGAGCG GGCCCTCCAGGAAAGCCTGCGGCTGTCCACAGAGCCCAGGGGCCCAGGATCCCCTCCCAGGACGCCCCCAGCCCCCGGCCCACCCAGCTTTGAAGAGCAGCTTCGCCTGGCCCTGGAGTTGTCTTCACGGGAGCAGGAGGAGCGGGAGCGGCGcgggcagcaggaggaggaggacttACAGCGGATCCTGCAGCTGTCACTCACCGAGCACTGA